The following nucleotide sequence is from Coffea eugenioides isolate CCC68of chromosome 10, Ceug_1.0, whole genome shotgun sequence.
TAAACTTGCCAATGTATCCCGTTCCACCAATGACCAAAATCTTGCTTTTTTCTGCCATTCTTGAATATTCGGAGATATCTAAAAATGAAGGGGTTGTTGAGAGTTTTTTAACTGATGCAGCAGAGCAGTGAAAGAATGAAGTGTCGGGACGTTGGCACACTGAGGAACGCTATTTAAACAGTTTGAGTGGTTTGGGAGTTATTAGAAAGACCTTTACGTCACTAGAAGCAAAGGAATCGATTGAGTTGTATTTGGTCTATGATAACGGTTAGGTACATCTTCTAGGTGACCAGTGAAAATATCTGTAATGATCTTATTAGATACTCTTAGGATAAATGACATATAACTCTCTCGTGATTTTACATAATGTcatatgaattttttaaaattttaaaataaccaCATAATTCACTTACATTCTATATAAAGTGAAAATCCGATGGAATATATGGACGTTAATGAAACTAAATACCCAtttattgagaaaaaaaatagatagGAATAAATTTGATAagggttaattttttttatataataacgataatatttttataatctaATATAGGAGGCTATGTATAAAGagctaataaatataaataccTACTTAGATCAAAGGAGCGTCctgatatttaaaaaaaaaaaaaaaattcgcaTGTAGGATTCGAATTCATAACCTACGATCCAAGAAGGAACTACCCTCTTTGGTGTTTGAAAGGTGTAAAGAGTTGTGACGTGAATTGAGAGGAAAATCTTACCAAACACTGTTCAGTTTTCTCGCATTATAGTTTATCTCACAATGCGATGAAATTTCTAGATTCCTTCAAGGTGTCATCTCCCGAACGCTTGAAGAAGACAAAAGGGCGTTCGTTAAAACTGAAAAATAATGTCTAAAAATCTGAACACTAAAGACATTTAAATGCtaaaatatttttggtaaaTCCATTAAGTGATACATGTTTCATAATCAGTTGAACTTGAATATTGCACTGCGTGTATATTATTTAACTAGGTACTCGTACAAGTTAGTAAATGAGCCGGGTCGAATTGATTATTTTGCTTCGAGCTCGACTTATTAATCTAACAAGTGGGATATTTTATAATCATATCATTTCCTTGATGCTAGAAATGCGGCTTTCTTTGTTTGGTTTTGAGTCTAAAATTATGTCAAATACGACTTGGAAAGAAATCCCGAGTCTGATTTGAAAACAAGCTCGACTTTATTAACACATGAATTGAGCTTAAATGCGCTCGAACTTGAAAAAACTCAAATGAATTCCAATATACTATAGGAAATTGTGGCTCGACAAATTTAACCAATTTAATCAACttactaaacaaaaataattccaCAAAATATAAGAAGGTGTCCAAATACTTTTCATAAAACAATTTTTAAACAATCAAGACAAGTTTAATGTACgtaatcattaaaaaaaaaatagacatATTAGCTCCGCTGAATATATAAATGATCCTAAATGAGTTTAAATCAACTACACACGAGCCGGATTTATTAAATGAGCTTAATTTTATATGTTTGAACTATACTTGTTCACTTAAAGGAACAAGTAAAGCTCGAACTTATATAAGTTATGTCGAGCTACACTTGAGAatagtttgatttttttaagCTCTATAATAAtattatgttctttttttttgtttgtaattaattagtttttttgaaatattactTTAAAAAGTGCGTGCTTGTGAGAGAAAAGGTGAGTGTTTATCTGTTAAAATGTGTATTTTAGCATACATATATAGAtggatttgtttttctttttgtgagGGAGAGTGAGAAGAGTATGCGTGTACATTTATAACATTATTGTATGGATGCAAAATAATAACTCTGAGAGAATATTACTATACTAGCTTAAGAATTCAACAAAGTAGGCAATAAACATTTCATTCATAATTTTATATACAAATTAAATGGGTCTCATTATATTCAGAGGTTAAAGATTCTTGTTAACAATTAATTATTCATTCTAATACTTAATTATTTTATCAAATAACCAAAGTgtgacaaaaaaggaaaaagaaagttctCATGCTTCTCGTCTTTTTTCATggcaaataataatatattGTGCTAACGGTAGAAGAAGAGCGCACTTCTTTTTTTCTCAcgtatttaattttttgttgtaTATACCTGGAAACTTCATTTTTGAAGTATAGGCAGAAAGGTTTGATACTGTGGTATATAATAACTTGATGCGAAataagaacaaagaaagaaaatggtgtGCAACGTGTGTGCTTGGAAAGTATAATTCCCAATGAATTTAAAGTAACAATTATATATTATTGCTCACCATAACCCTGCTCGACACCTCAACAGTTCAAGGATTTGAGAGACTCTTAGCAATTACAAGTGCTGATTGGGAAGCTAAAAAGCTCgattaaccttttttttttttttttttttgaatgctcgATTAACCAGCTCGAGCGCACAAACATCACaatcaaattattatttttaaaaaattaaaattttaaaacatgacTAAATAATTGAGACGAGACATTACTTTGAAAAGTTTGCAGTAACTCTTTCTGTTTGCAAGATGCCATATCCCGATTTATGACCTCTAATAACTAGCCATGTTGCAACTTGAATGGAATGGGCGTCACCATTCACATGAAAGTGACTAAGACATTAAGCAGAGTTAGCGGCATATTGGTTCAAGGAATTACTGGTTTGACGTTGTTAGTGTAATTACACATGTTTACATCCTTGTAGCTGTGCTGTCTTAATTTTAAGCAAGATAAGATACTTTAGGCCATCACCAGGAACTTtctatttagattttttttttccaaaaaaaaaaaaaattctaaattctAAAATACCCCATTGCAACTTTTATAATTACTTCCACTGAGAGTGCAACATTACACTACGGCCCCATCTGCAACAACCGACAGAATGTTCACAGCAGCAGCCATTAGACGCACGAAGAGGAAAGCTATGTCTTAGCTTGATGATTACATTACATTCATAGGGAATATGTACAGCGTTAAAAACTCACAATCCTCAGATCAAAGCAcaaaatcacttatatatacaaggaaaaaaagaaaagaaaagaaaaaggatgacAAGCCTAACAATATCCCACACCTATTACTGATCAGTGCCTCAATTGTTTCATATTTGGGCACAGCATCTCATGAAAGATGATGATGGACAGCTAAATAATATTCAGCTGAAGGCCAGAGGAGGAGGCCTCATGCCCCAACTCCAGTTGGAGCTGGGGCGTTATTGGTCTTTGAGGAAGCCATAGTTGCTACATGGAACTGTGATGCATACTTGTAACGAGGCCCTTCTCCTGCAATCACCGGCGGCTCGTTTAGAAACGCCGAGTTGCTGCTAATCCACCTGCATAAAAATAATGAGTCAAGCACTAATTAAATCAGATTAACAAAATAAAGAAACAGATGTGTATACTTCGACTTACCAGCCGTGCTTTAGAATCAATTTCTCCAGATTTGATGCAGTTTCCGGGTCCAAGTCCTCTTCCTTTGCGTCCTGTGCTGGCAAAGAATCCGATCTTCCATTTCTCATTCTGGCATCCTCAAATACGTTTTCCTGCGTATATTTGGTAAGCATCAGCTACTCGATCCCGactaattttgaaaagaaaaaagtataGCAAGGAGACCTGACCTGACTGCGTGGGGATAACATGGAAATGTCTCTGAGATGTTCCTCctccttttgttttttggaTTTCCAGAAGGCCTGAATTTCTTCTCTTGTTAATGAACTATTTCTCCGCAACTTCtctgaaaaacaaaaagaaagagaccatttttgttagataaaagggaaaaacaaaaaaggggtTCTTACGGAAGAAACATTAAAAAGTTTACAAGAATGAATTGAAAGGTACAGATGGTAGGAGTCACGTACCAACTTTAGGATCTTGGACGGGAGAATCCCAACCTGCCATGAGAGAACCCATTTTCACAAACTATTCTTCTGCTGATAACTTTCAACTGAACTGCTTCAATTGATCAACTGATAAGAACTTCTGCTATAAGTATAGCTCAACCTGATAAAGATATCCTCTTGATTTATTTTACTATAATAATAGTAAAGACTACTATAGCATAGCATGTAGCTATATCCAATGTTTCTTGGTGGGCCAAACTAAGGTAATGGCCAGTCTTGATCTTATCCTCAGATactaattaaaaatatatatccATTAAAATGATTAACAATACCACGGTGATACTGAGACCATTTCTCTCTCAGGACGAGCCCACAGATTGCGGAAGTCACGGGGCGGCGAGGAGACCGACAACTAACTTTGAAATAAGTCTTTTTTTAATCCCCTTGTTTAATTTAATTGAGTGAAAGGACATTATATCGAAGAAAATCCTATGATGGATAATGAATTTCCCAAAGTAAAAATAAGCAAGTGTATGATTAAAATCTGGTGCTAGCTTATTATAGAGACTATCGGTTATTGTGCATGCTTCTTCACtaccctttttcctttttttttggttgaaataAACTAATAAATAAGTAATAGCCTTAGCTAGTACTGGGATTGTTCAGAAAtattcataaatatatttttaattatttttttatttttcatacaTTATATAACAAAAAATTGTATTATCCAAATGATTAGATTGGGAGCGTGGTGATGGGActtaattttaactttttttttctcgcAAGACGTCAAGAAACACAAACATACACACGCAGCTAAATTAAACTTAGGGAGTCACCAAAGAACGGCC
It contains:
- the LOC113749560 gene encoding uncharacterized protein LOC113749560, which codes for MGSLMAGWDSPVQDPKVEKLRRNSSLTREEIQAFWKSKKQKEEEHLRDISMLSPRSQENVFEDARMRNGRSDSLPAQDAKEEDLDPETASNLEKLILKHGWWISSNSAFLNEPPVIAGEGPRYKYASQFHVATMASSKTNNAPAPTGVGA